One genomic segment of Linepithema humile isolate Giens D197 chromosome 5, Lhum_UNIL_v1.0, whole genome shotgun sequence includes these proteins:
- the hay gene encoding general transcription and DNA repair factor IIH helicase/translocase subunit XPB, with protein sequence MGPPKRFKKDNSKWKKRKDDYDEYHDDDSMDSNEADGVPDAAKNDVEKQDENALEDEFGAKDYRSQMILKPDCASRPLWVAPNGHIFLESFSPVYKHAHDFLIAISEPVCRPEHIHEYKLTAYSLYAAVSVGLQTQDIIEYLKRLSKTSIPDGIIEFIKLCTLSYGKVKLVLKHNKYFIESPFPEVLQKLLKDPVIQECRLRKIVENTEVDDIVTNIQTKIKVPQFGSKATTNTAASSKTNSEPEPEQIVAETATVPEDITAFYDKIDKEDEDEEEEQELKTVSFEVNQEKIEVIQKRCIELEHPLLAEYDFRNDTINPDINIDLKPSAVLRPYQEKSLRKMFGNGRARSGVIVLPCGAGKSLVGVTACCTVRKRALVLCNSGVSVEQWKQQFKMWSTADDSMICRFTSEAKDKPMGCGILITTYSMITHTQKRSWEAEQTMKWLQDQEWGIMVLDEVHTIPAKMFRRVLTIVQSHCKLGLTATLLREDDKIADLNFLIGPKLYEANWLELQKRGFIARVQCAEVWCPMTPEFYREYLACKMSKKLLLYVMNPNKFRCCQYLIRYHERRGDKTIVFSDNVFALKHYAIKMNKPYIYGPTSQNERIQILQNFKFNMKVNTIFVSKVADTSFDLPEANVLIQISSHGGSRRQEAQRLGRILRAKKGAIAEEYNAFFYTLVSQDTMEMNYSRKRQRFLVNQGYAYKVITKLAGMDEEPDLSYVSREEQGQLLQQVLTANDTDADEERIPGDGLRPIVRKAGNMTSMSGADDAVYYEYKKAASSSTANKHPLFKKFRT encoded by the exons ATGGGTCCACCAAAGCGCTTTAAAAAGGACAACA GTAAATGGAAAAAGCGCAAGGACGATTACGATGAATATCACGATGATGATTCGATGGATAGTAATGAAGCAGATGGTGTACCTGATGCGGCAAAGAATGATGTGGAAAAGCAAGATGAAAATGCGCTTGAGGATGAATTTGGGGCAAAGGACTATCGCTCGCAAATGATTCTAAAGCCAGATTGTGCATCCAGACCATTATGGGTg GCACCAAATGGACATATCTTTTTGGAATCTTTTTCTCCTGTGTATAAACATGctcatgattttttaattgctataTCAGAGCCTGTATGCAGGCCAGAACATATTCATGAG TATAAGCTGACTGCGTATTCGCTCTATGCTGCAGTTAGTGTTGGCCTACAAACGCaagatataatagaatatttaaagagGTTAAGTAAGACCAGTATTCCTGATGGTATAATtgagtttataaaattgtgcACATTGTCTTATGGAAAA GTTAAACTTGtcttaaaacataataaatatttcattgaatCGCCATTTCCTGAAGTGTTACAAAAATTACTAAAGGATCCAGTAATTCAAGAATGTCGGTTGAGGAAGATTGTAGAGAATACAGAAGTTGATGACATTGTCACGAATATCCAAACCAAAATAAAAGTTCCACAG TTTGGGTCAAAGGCAACCACAAACACTGCTGCATCTAGTAAAACAAATTCAGAACCCGAACCTGAGCAAATAGTAGCAGAAACAGCTACCGTTCCAGAAGATATAACTGCcttttatgacaaaattgacaaagaggacgaagacgaagaagaagagcaAGAATTAAAAACAGTTAGTTTCGAGGTGAATCAG gaaaaaattgaaGTTATACAGAAGCGATGTATCGAGCTGGAGCATCCTTTATTGGCGGAATACGATTTTCGCAATGATACTATAAACCCAGACATAAA TATCGATCTAAAGCCATCAGCCGTCTTAAGACCTTATCAGGAAAAAAGTTTGCGGAAGATGTTTGGCAATGGACGAGCTAGATCCGGAGTGATAGTCTTACCTTGCG GTGCTGGTAAAAGTTTGGTCGGTGTAACAGCTTGCTGTACCGTACGTAAACGCGCCCTGGTACTTTGCAACTCCGGTGTATCTGTAGAACAGTGGAAGCAGCAGTTTAAAATGTGGTCCACTGCCGACGATTCCATGATTTGTCGATTTACCAGCGAAGCGAAGGACAAACCCATGGGTTGCGGGATATTGATAACCACATATTCCATGATCACTCACACTCAGAAACGTTCTTGGGAAGCTGAGCAAACGATGAAATGGCTTCAAGATCAGGAGTGGGGTATTATGGTTTTGGACG aggTACACACTATTCCGGCAAAAATGTTCCGTAGAGTATTAACGATTGTTCAGTCTCACTGTAAGTTGGGATTGACAGCGACGCTCTTGCGAGAAGACGACAAGATCGCCGATCTGAACTTTTTAATTGGTCCTAAATTATACGAGGCTAATTGGTTAGAATTACAGAAGAGAGGATTTATTGCAAGAGTTCAGTGCGCGGAAGTCTGGTGCCCAATGACGCCGGAATTTTACAGAGAATATCTTGCCTGCAAAATGAGCAAAAAACTG TTATTATACGTGATGAATCCAAACAAATTTCGTTGCTGCCAATATTTGATTCGATATCACGAAAGACGTGGCGACAAAACAATTGTCTTCTCAGACAATGTGTTTGCATTGAAGCACTACGCTATTAAAATGAACAAGCCGTATATTTATGGGCCTACTAGTCAG AACGAAAGAATAcaaattctgcaaaatttcaaatttaatatgaaagtGAATACGATATTTGTGAGCAAAGTAGCGGATACTTCGTTTGATTTGCCAGAGGCAAATGTCTTGATTCAAATTTCATCCCATGGTGGATCTAGAAGGCAAGAAGCACAACGATTGGGACGTATTCTTAGAGCTAAAAAAG gaGCAATCGCGGAAGAGTATAACGCATTCTTTTACACACTCGTGTCGCAAGATACAATGGAAATGAATTATTCGAGGAAGCGTCAACGGTTTCTCGTGAATCAAGGATATGCATATAAAGTTATCACAAAACTCGCTGGCATGGATGAG GAGCCGGATTTGAGTTATGTAAGCCGAGAAGAGCAAGGTCAGTTGTTGCAACAAGTTTTAACGGCCAATGACACAGATGCAGATGAAGAGAGGATTCCTGGCGATGGACTAAGACCG attgtGCGTAAAGCTGGCAATATGACATCAATGTCGGGAGCGGATGATGCTGTCTACTACGAATACAAGAAAGCTGCTAGCTCATCGACAGCAAATAAACATCctctctttaaaaaatttaggacataa
- the LOC105667383 gene encoding dnaJ homolog subfamily B member 6-B isoform X1 — protein MVDYYKVLEVQRNSSSADIKKAYRKLALKWHPDKNPDDLEEANRRFKEISEAYEVLSDDVKRRTYDQRLYQKAASRPGRGFTFRSFFDSPFQRYFEKKRRVYDQYGKEGLQMPGTKRRHGDDFDPHFGGTFVFRDPEEVFREFFDGIPFENLFTSFHDGGLRRNAGARHGHPTSNSLSTSFFGPFGFDFRLPFDGLMENAGTAGNFTSFGSFASFDGASGGTAVKRTSTSTRFIDGKKITTKKVYENGKETIMSYENDVLKSKTVNGVPQSITFNEASTSRQVSENVNDNTVGHTNASSCDHLKANRVKTRHHLLTSKKHDRSKRK, from the exons ATGGTCGATTACTACAAAGTGCTTGAAGTACAGCGGAATTCTAGCAGCGCTGATATCAAAAAGGC GTATAGAAAGTTGGCATTGAAATGGCACCCGGACAAGAATCCGGACGATTTGGAAGAGGCGAATAGAAGATTCAAGGAAATATCAGAAGCTTATGAAGTTTTGAGCGATG ATGTGAAGAGACGCACTTACGATCAGCGCTTGTATCAGAAGGCGGCGTCGAGGCCCGGCCGTGGATTCACCTTCCGGAGTTTCTTTGATTCTCCCTTCCAGCGTTACTTCG AGAAGAAGAGACGCGTTTACGATCAATATGGCAAGGAAGGCCTCCAGATGCCCGGAACCAAACGACGCCACGGGGACGACTTTGATCCGCACTTCGGCGGCACGTTTGTCTTCAGAGATCCTGAGGAAGTGTTTAGAGAATTTTTCGACGGCATACCGttcgaaaatttattcacCA GTTTTCACGATGGTGGCTTACGGAGAAATGCTGGCGCGAGACACGGTCATCCAACTAGTAATAGTCTAAGCACTTCTTTCTTCGGGCCCTTCGGATTCGACTTTCGTCTACCGTTCGACGGTTTAATGGAGAACGCCGGCACCGCAGGAAACTTTACCTCTTTCGGTTCCTTCGCCAGTTTCGATGGTGCGAGCGGCGGCACTGCTGTGAAACGCACTAGTACGTCGACTCGGTTTATCGACGGCAAGAAAATTACGACCAAAAA AGTTTAtgaaaatggaaaagaaacGATAATGTCTTACGAAAATGATGTACTGAAATCGAAGACGGTGAACGGCGTGCCACAATCAATAAC gTTCAACGAAGCATCCACGAGTCGTCAAGTCAGTGAGAACGTCAACGATAACACAGTGGGCCACACCAACGCGTCCAGTTGCGACCATCTAAAAGCTAACAGAGTAAAGACGCGTCATCATCTGCTCACGAGTAAGAAGCACGATAGAAGTAAGAGGAAATAA
- the LOC105667383 gene encoding dnaJ homolog subfamily B member 6-B isoform X2 — translation MVDYYKVLEVQRNSSSADIKKAYRKLALKWHPDKNPDDLEEANRRFKEISEAYEVLSDEKKRRVYDQYGKEGLQMPGTKRRHGDDFDPHFGGTFVFRDPEEVFREFFDGIPFENLFTSFHDGGLRRNAGARHGHPTSNSLSTSFFGPFGFDFRLPFDGLMENAGTAGNFTSFGSFASFDGASGGTAVKRTSTSTRFIDGKKITTKKVYENGKETIMSYENDVLKSKTVNGVPQSITFNEASTSRQVSENVNDNTVGHTNASSCDHLKANRVKTRHHLLTSKKHDRSKRK, via the exons ATGGTCGATTACTACAAAGTGCTTGAAGTACAGCGGAATTCTAGCAGCGCTGATATCAAAAAGGC GTATAGAAAGTTGGCATTGAAATGGCACCCGGACAAGAATCCGGACGATTTGGAAGAGGCGAATAGAAGATTCAAGGAAATATCAGAAGCTTATGAAGTTTTGAGCGATG AGAAGAAGAGACGCGTTTACGATCAATATGGCAAGGAAGGCCTCCAGATGCCCGGAACCAAACGACGCCACGGGGACGACTTTGATCCGCACTTCGGCGGCACGTTTGTCTTCAGAGATCCTGAGGAAGTGTTTAGAGAATTTTTCGACGGCATACCGttcgaaaatttattcacCA GTTTTCACGATGGTGGCTTACGGAGAAATGCTGGCGCGAGACACGGTCATCCAACTAGTAATAGTCTAAGCACTTCTTTCTTCGGGCCCTTCGGATTCGACTTTCGTCTACCGTTCGACGGTTTAATGGAGAACGCCGGCACCGCAGGAAACTTTACCTCTTTCGGTTCCTTCGCCAGTTTCGATGGTGCGAGCGGCGGCACTGCTGTGAAACGCACTAGTACGTCGACTCGGTTTATCGACGGCAAGAAAATTACGACCAAAAA AGTTTAtgaaaatggaaaagaaacGATAATGTCTTACGAAAATGATGTACTGAAATCGAAGACGGTGAACGGCGTGCCACAATCAATAAC gTTCAACGAAGCATCCACGAGTCGTCAAGTCAGTGAGAACGTCAACGATAACACAGTGGGCCACACCAACGCGTCCAGTTGCGACCATCTAAAAGCTAACAGAGTAAAGACGCGTCATCATCTGCTCACGAGTAAGAAGCACGATAGAAGTAAGAGGAAATAA
- the Arpc4 gene encoding actin-related protein 2/3 complex subunit 4, protein MSGTLKPYLTAVRRTLTAAMCLENFSSQIVEKHNKPEVEVRASKELLLTPILISRNDKEKVLIESSVNSMRISIAVKQADDLEKILCHNFTRFMTMRAEHFMILRRKPVEGYDISFLITNIHVEQMYKHKIVDFVIHFMEEIDREISEMKLSVNARARICAEEFLKRF, encoded by the exons ATG TCGGGAACACTAAAGCCCTATTTGACAGCAGTCAGGCGTACACTAACCGCCGCTATGTGCCTGGAGAACTTTTCCTCCCAAATCGTGGAGAAGCACAACAAGCCTGAAGTGGAAGTAAGGGCGAGCAAAGAATTACTTCTAACGCCTATTCTGATAAGTAGGAATGACAAGGAAAAAGTCTTGATTGAATCTAGTGTAAACAGTATGAGAATAAGTATTGCTGTAAAACAAGCAGACGATCTAGAAAAGATTCTCTGTCATAATTTCACAAGATTCATGACAATGAGGGCCGAACACTTTATGATACTAAGAAGGAAACCAGTAGAG GGTTATGACATTAGCTTTTTAATCACTAATATTCATGTTGAGCAAATGTACAAACACAAGATAGTAGATTTTGTTATTCACTTTATGGAGGAGATTGATAGAGAAATCAGCGAGATGAAATTATCGGTTAATGCTAGAGCACGTATATGTGCAGAGGAATTCTTAAAAAGG ttttaG
- the GlcT gene encoding ceramide glucosyltransferase, with protein sequence MNSMLYTSYGCAIFCMIFWSGMWVVHVLALIAGRWKLHRKMNQAPTYETPLPAVSVIKPLMGVDPNLFGNLETFFTMEYPRYELLFCVEDDSDPVLMLVRKLIEKYPEVDARLFVGGCHVGVNPKINNMQPAYEAAKYEFVLISDSGIRMKEDTLLDMAHHMTDKVALVHQMPFTYDREGFAAAYEKIFFGTVQSRMYLAADLLKINCHTGMSALLRKCTLDEVGGLKAFGIYLAEDFFYAKALTDRGWRITVSSQPALQNSGHCDVYTFQARLRRWAKLRVAMLPTTIVFEPLSECGVLGLCASWSANELFEWNFLVFFLVHMLLWFMCDWTLLCTVQNGPLPFSKLDFVCGWLLSEISRPYLFFQAVLDPLIQWRSRVYKLKWGGVAEEVKAKVKY encoded by the coding sequence ATGAACTCCATGTTATACACTAGTTACGGGTGCGCGATATTCTGCATGATATTTTGGTCGGGCATGTGGGTGGTGCACGTGCTGGCGTTGATCGCCGGCCGTTGGAAGCTGCATCGCAAGATGAACCAGGCGCCGACCTACGAGACACCCCTGCCGGCCGTTTCCGTGATAAAGCCGCTGATGGGGGTTGATCCGAATCTGTTCGGCAATCTCGAGACTTTCTTTACGATGGAATATCCGCGTTATGAATTGTTGTTTTGTGTAGAGGACGATTCCGATCCCGTGTTGATGCTGGTGCGCAAGCTCATCGAGAAGTATCCGGAGGTCGACGCCAGACTCTTCGTCGGCGGCTGTCACGTGGGGGTGAATCCCAAGATCAACAATATGCAGCCGGCGTACGAGGCCGCCAAGTATGAGTTTGTGTTGATCAGCGACAGCGGTATACGGATGAAGGAGGACACTCTGCTCGACATGGCGCATCACATGACGGACAAGGTGGCACTGGTCCATCAGATGCCGTTCACTTACGACCGCGAGGGCTTCGCCGCCGCGTACGAGAAGATCTTTTTCGGCACCGTGCAGTCGCGGATGTACCTCGCCGCGGATCTCCTCAAGATAAACTGCCACACCGGCATGTCGGCGTTGCTGAGGAAGTGCACGCTCGACGAGGTCGGCGGCCTCAAGGCGTTCGGCATCTACCTCGCGGAGGACTTTTTCTACGCCAAGGCGCTGACGGATCGCGGCTGGCGCATCACCGTCTCCTCGCAGCCGGCGTTGCAGAACAGCGGCCACTGCGATGTCTACACCTTCCAGGCGAGGCTGCGACGCTGGGCGAAGCTCAGGGTGGCGATGCTGCCAACCACGATTGTTTTCGAACCGCTGAGCGAGTGTGGTGTCCTAGGCTTGTGCGCCTCTTGGTCGGCTAACGAGTTGTTCGAGTGGaactttttagttttttttcttgtgcATATGCTCTTGTGGTTTATGTGCGACTGGACGCTGTTGTGCACTGTGCAGAACGGCCCGCTGCCCTTCAGCAAACTCGATTTTGTGTGTGGCTGGCTGCTCAGCGAAATATCGAGACCGTATCTATTTTTCCAGGCTGTCCTGGATCCACTCATACAGTGGCGTTCGCGCGTTTACAAGCTCAAGTGGGGCGGCGTCGCGGAAGAAGTTAAGGCGAAAGTcaaatattga
- the LOC105667385 gene encoding putative acyl-CoA-binding protein: MSLDERFDNAATAVKELASQPADEDLLELYALYKQATIGDCNTERPGMLDFKGKAKWDAWNGKQGLGQETAKEQYIAKVEELIASLGKK; encoded by the exons ATGTCGCTGGACGAG AGATTTGATAATGCGGCCACGGCAGTAAAAGAACTGGCTTCGCAGCCAGCGGACGAGGATTTGCTTGAATTGTACGCGTTGTACAAGCAAGCCACTATCGGCGATTGTAACACAG AGAGGCCAGGTATGCTCGACTTCAAAGGGAAAGCAAAATGGGACGCTTGGAACGGTAAACAGGGCCTGGGACAAGAAACGGCGAAAGAGCAATATATCGCAAAGGTGGAGGAGTTAATTGCCTCACTTGGAAAGAAGTAG
- the Dus2 gene encoding tRNA-dihydrouridine(20) synthase [NAD(P)+]-like — protein sequence MEEKPIAITRKRLNYDNKLILAPMVRIGTLPMRLLALDYGADIVYTEELIDKKLLRSTRRENDVLGTIDYIDKTDGTVAFRTCPREREHVVLQIGTSDPERAAEVGRMMQNDIAGIDINMGCPKKFSLLGGMGAALLSEPQKATDILRKLIETVAIPITCKIRILPDLEKTLQLCDTLASTGIAAIAVHGRTIEERPQHPNRNHVLKQISEKLSIPVIANGGSKDIQRHSDILRFKEETGCSSVMLARAAQWNCSIFRKEGAFPIEDVIKAYLKHAIDCDNSPSNTKYCIQNILRELQESPLGRRFLDAQTLEQICEVWGMGDYCRTRSKEFQDKGLLGRFQVTPVMLDKDTADCVSQKRKIYEEEDVSLMRCAFLRGSYTTDSKLPKTRLLKWTTENHKKMPVYNTRQEDKLFCSVVTVDGRKYGSSFWEKKKKWAEQGAALACLYFLGVIDEESLTAGGNILSR from the exons ATGGAAGAGAAACCGATTGCAATTACAAGAAAGAGACTTAATTATGACAACAAACTCATTTTGGCGCCTATGGTGCGCATCGGAACCCTTCCGATGCGTTTGCTCGCTCTGGATTACGGTGCGGACATAGTTTACACCGAGGAATTGATCGATAAAAAGCTACTTCGTTCGACTCGTCGAGAAAATG ATGTCCTGGGCACGATCGATTATATTGACAAGACGGACGGTACCGTGGCGTTTCGTACTTGTCCACGAGAACGAGAGCATGTCGTTCTCCAAATTGGCACGTCGGATCCAGAGAGAGCGGCTGAAGTCGGTCGTATGATGCAAAATGATATTGCCGGCATAGATATCAATATGGGTTGTCCAAAAAAGTTCTCACTGCTCGGTGGAATGGGTGCCGCTCTTCTCAGTGAACCGCAAAAAGCGACCGATATTTTGCGAAAGTTGATTGAAACTGTAGCTATACCAATCACTTGCAAAATACGCATTTTGCCGGATCTTGAAAAGACTCTTCAGCTTTGCGACACTCTTGCTTCCACTGGTATTGCAGCTATCGCTGTACATGGTCGCACAATCGAGGAAAGGCCGCAACATCCTAATCGCAATCATGTTCTCAAGCAAATTTCAGAGAAACTATCGATACCTGTCATCGCAAATGGAGGATCCAAAGATATTCAAAGGCATTCCGATATACTTAG GTTTAAAGAAGAAACGGGTTGCAGTAGTGTAATGCTCGCTCGTGCAGCTCAATGGAATTGCTCAATATTTCGTAAAGAAGGTGCGTTCCCAATAGAAGATGTTATAAAAGCGTATTTAAAGCATGCGATTGACTGCGATAATTCCCCTTCCAATACAAAGTATTGCATACAGAATATTCTGCGGGAGCTTCAGGAATCTCCTCTTGGCAGAAGATTCCTTGACGCGCAGACTTTGGAACAAATATG CGAGGTGTGGGGAATGGGTGATTATTGCCGAACCAGAAGCAAGGAGTTTCAAGATAAAGGCTTACTAGGCCGGTTTCAAGTAACACCAGTAATGCTCGACAAAGATACGGCAGATTGTGTCTctcagaaaagaaaaatttacgaaGAAGAAGACGTTTCTCTGATGCGTTGTGCCTTTTTGAGGGGCAGTTATACTACAGACTCAAAGTTGCCAAAGACGAGATTACTCAAGTGGACCACGGAAAATCATAAAAAGATGCCGGTTTACAATACTCGGCAGGAGGACAAGCTTTTCTGTTCTGTGGTTACTGTCGATGGCAGGAAATATGGTTCCTCTTTCTG ggaaaaaaagaaaaaatgggCTGAACAAGGCGCTGCTTTGGCATGCCTATACTTTTTAGGAGTTATTGATGAAGAGAGTCTTACTGCTGGTGGTAACATTCTCTCACGATGA